The region agtaaaacaTGAGCTGGATTCTGCTGCGTGTCAATCTGCCTTACATTTAGACCAGATTGTTTCTACGTTCTCATGCCTGTAATAAAATGACTTCAGTCTTATACAGTGCTTTGTGAGACGCTTTAcatgaaatcagtcattttccattcacacactgatagTAGGAAGTTACTGGATGGTAGACACAGCTGCAGCCCATCGTTGTAACCCTGCAGTGACAGGGTGGTCCTCTCTTTCACATGACTCTCAAATTAAAATCATAGAAGTGACACGCCTCAAGTTAAAAACATCTTACTCTGGAAGGCTAATGAAGTtttcaaaaatagtttatttttcattcaaacagCTTATGAAAGTGGTGACCTCTGATAACAGTTCTCTACTTGTGCTAGAAGCTTGAGGAGCGATGAAGGGTTGTATGGGAAGAGTTGTTTAGTCTGCAGCCTCATCACAACCTGTCTGAGTTCTGACAGGCAGGAGACGACTCTGTCCAACACGTCACATGTCTCTTCCTCCAACACGGCTGCTGCagttggacacactttctcactTTGTATCATTGATAAACTGGGTTTGGTTTTCAGCTTGGAACTCCTGTCAGTCGTCAGTGCAGCTGTGGTTTCAGACTGTTTGTTCCCATCAGGGGTTTCTTCACTGGACTCGTCAGAACTGTCATACTCTACAAGCCGAAGCCCAGAGCCCGAACTGGAGCCTTCCAGTGGTGGGACAGAACCTCCAGGCTGCAGGCCTTCACCACGCTCACACCCATGAGCATCAGCAAGACCCTTTACATTTCTGTGTCCGCACGCCGCAGCAAAGCCTCGCCAGTCTCCTCTGAGGTACTTCAGGTAGCGAACGAAATATTCCAGGAAGCAGGTTTCCGAGGAGATGAGGAAGTCGAGGAGGATGCTGTGGTCAAAGGAGaggctctgcagcagcagcacaaagtgGCAGTGAGGGTTGCATCCAGATGCACAGGCTCCCTCCAGCACTGAATAACTGTCCCAGCCTGAACACCGTCTGGAAGACATGAGTCCCCGTGGTAGTTAGTCCTCCCTGCCTGAAGGAGCGCTCACGTGTAAAGAATCAGCactttacagtttttctgttaaagatgggcaactttaatatttttcaattgcaactaagcccaaaattattcatacccctggcagtaaatggaagtatttttttaaggcAGACAGCTacagattagggtgatggtacAGAGGCCTTCCAAAGACTTGGACTTCATCAAAGAAatatggatgtcatttttggattcagtgGTTGTAAATAGTCCTAATCCAATtcaaaacttccaaaaaaatatttgttatagCCCAGTGTTAAGAACATACATTTTGACAAGcctttgtttaaataaactaaatctatAAGTTACTCTTTTACATTTGTaggtataaaaaatacattgtttctCTGAGTTCTGGGGGATGCCCAActcatttcctgtcagaaacaaacttcttgatTGAGTGAAAATAGTTGGAAATCTAACTCGACCAGGACTGTGAATAATTCTGGACTTCAATCTGCATCATGTAGTCACAAAGCAATTAAACAAGTTAATGACACACTCAGCTAATATCTGTTTTACCTGTAGCTGAGGAATATGGACAGAGATGCACTGGATGCCTCCATTAGGTCATCATCCTGTTCTCCAAATAGCAGGCTGATCCAGCTGCAAGAGTGACTGACTTCAGTCTGAGAGACGTCCAGCCTCCTCAACCAGGACCACAGACTCTGTAGATATGAGTCAACCTCTGAGGTTCTGTCCACACCTGTATGGGGCACAGAAATACCATTATGCTTCCCAAAGTGTACACATGATTTTAGACTCCAGTTGTTATATCGCTGAAATTCAGCAAGATCTGGAGAAGTACAGATCAGACTTTTCCTGACCAAAACTGACTTATGGTTTTCTTAAAAAGGTCTGAACTTCCAATTCCAACATTTTATTCTAAGGTCTGTAccaaattataaaacaaaaaatctgcagtAGGTTCTGAGTTACAGTCTTTAAATACAAAAGGAATCAAAGGGATTAAAAGATTATCCTCAATTGAAAGCATAACTTaaactcaattaaaaatgctttactaatcccagagggaaattaaatgtaataaaaaagagctcctcctcctcccggtgttcctactgccatctgcaggaATACACCACtcaatcagaaacaaccaatcagagtcaggaggagggtcttagtgctgtgaATCATGCTTATGTACACGCTGCTCACACCCTCCTCTTGCTCTCAGCTATACTAAAACGTATTGCTGACATCAGTGTTCAGCACAGCCACCAATGACGGAGAAGCAGTTTTTCtggaacagtaagttgtttcttcaccattgtcatttagcagcaagtacatgaTGTTGATTGACACTGCTAAAAccctcctccaggctctgattggttgtttctgcagatggcagtaggagcACAgggaggagatcaatcttttcgctgattatctgtctcatgacATAGTGAGaattttatcaaatatgtaaaaaacaaacaaaacaggtttataaaagttacaagctgcagctttaaccaAGCATGCATGTATTTGGAGGGTGAGCAAAGGGAATCCATGCATGCACCTGGAGAACATACGAGCACCATGCAGAACTTAGCTGTAGTCCAGCAGTGCTAAGATCACCACTGTCCAGACCCACAACATGAAGTCACAaagctgaactctgacctgcagcagcagctgtctgGAGGTGAAGCTCTATAGACTTGAGAAGAACTAGACTGACTGCCCTCAGCATGGTGCCGTCCGGTTTCAGGCCTTCCTTTTCTCGCCCTCCGAAGAACACGGCCCGTTCCACCTGCAGGCTCTGCAGCCAGTCGGCAGCCACTGCCTGTAAGACGCACTGAGTCAGCACACAGCGGTCAGCACGCAAATCTCTGTGCTCCCGTACGGACAGAGCCGCTCCCTCCAGGGACCAGTCCTCTCCCAGCTTTTGAAGCAGAACTCTCTTGAGCAGAAGCAGGATTCGCTTTTTCACAAAGtagtcagagcagcagctgacGGTCAGCAGGAGCGCTGCAGACTGGACTGCAGGTATCCTCTGGCTTCTCAGGCTGAGCCCAGCTCCACAAACCAAACCCGATGCAGTCAGAACCTCCAGCAGGTCCAACAGCAGGCAGAACGTCGTCCTCCATGAGCCGCCGAAGCCAACCTCCGTCCTCTCTTCAGGAAGCAGCTTAGAACACAAAGCAGTCAGGCTGCAGTCAAACGCCGCCAAGACCTCTGCAAGGAGCACTGATGGAGGAACAGACAGACGTTAGACGCAAAAACAGAGACTCAGTGGTTAGCAGAGGGGTGAACAACGTGCAGCACAGAATAAATACTGCAGGACTCATTCTGAGATATCCACAAGGGAACCAAGCGATCCTGAAGACTGAAGCAGGATGTACAGAAACCAACAGGAAGTACCTTGATTTGACTGTTTGAGGAGCTTTTTGATGACTTCAGTGAGAGACCAAAGGCAGGCGTCAAGTTCAGGACCAGGAGGAGAGCTGCTGAAAGCCTGCACACACTGCTTCTGCCAAACAGGACTCACTGCACCCTGGAGAGGTCACATATAGGgggttttatgaaaaaaataaataaatcatcgCTGAGCAGAATGTACCGGTATTAGCTGATGGTGTAGCTGGATCACAAACCAGGCTGGAGGTTTAGGagaagaaacagcagcaggataAAAAGTGGAGGAATCAATTTATTGAAAACTCCATTAAACTCAATTCAATCTAaattaaatatactttatttatcccagaGGAAAATCAAAAGCTGTGATGAAGAACTGTGGGAGATAATGCAGCTCAGCAGTCCGGCCACATTCAGAGACAGAATGTCTCTGTGTGAATCACagccatattttaaaaaaaaaacaaaaccaaaacaaataaaagatttatgcACAAATTTAACAGGTGGTCTTTAATAACTGGCCAGCAGATGAAGTTTGAATGCAGCTCtcatttctttctctgtgtttcaaGGCTCTGCttacacaaaatgaaaatacgTCATTTTCCCCACAGTCTTAAGATTTTTATGATCTGAACTAtatttgactttaaaattaacagattaaaatatgtaatgGTCTTTGAGTCCAGACAATGTGGCAGTTTTAGTCTTTAAACTGTATTATGAacttgttaaattattattattattatgctccacaGACCAGCAGAAGAGTATGACAGCATTGAGGCGTTGTAGTTAGACAAATGAGTACATTTCCactaaaaggaaaagaaaattttagtttaatctcagacatttttttttaattgaaattttttCAAAGGTCAAAATTTCTGACATCAATCTAAAAACTTCTGAGTATTTTGGGGAGAAATGTACTCCTTTATACACTGGCCCATTTACAGCGAGGTGGTACATTCAGAAGTCTGTTACAATGTTCCACCAGAACATAGATTGTTTCATTATTTGACAAGAATCAGCTCAGCACTGCAGGAGTCCTGAAGGTAAGAATGTTCTGGAAAGGTCGTTTCCTTTTTTGAACTACTCACTGATGTGCTGATGAGGTAGagaacacacacagatgcagacTTTGCAGCCAGATGTGAGATCACCTGATCCTCAGACTGGAAGTGGAGCACCTGAGGAGCAAAGCGGGTTCTTCATGATGACGTCTTCTCGTGTTTGTCTGTGGTTTCAGCCAGCAGGTTACTTACAAGCTGAGACATGAGGTCCATGCGGTCAAACAGCAGGCTGAGGATGTCCCTCCAGGGGCCCCGGACAGCTCCGTGCAGGCTGTGAGCGGAAACCCCGCAGCAGATCTTCCTCAGCAGAGTCAGACTGAAGACGATCAGTTCCCACGCGGCTTCAGCGCCTTCCTGCGTGTCCCTTTCGGGCACCTGTCCACAAACGCCAGAAAAAAGCAGCCTCGCAACCTCAGCACCGCTTAGTTTAGGACATGCTCCTCCGAGAAGAGCCCGGTAGCAGTGAGACAGCTCTCTGATGGAGGACGGCCCGGGACTCTGCGGGACATCCATCCTTCAGCTCAGAGAAAAATGGGATCATAGCTACATCTGATCAAGTCCATTTAGTTTCTCTTTTCCCTCACTGAtgggtttcttcttcttgttgttgttgtttgttcttctttgatgtttattggcggttggcaaacaacgaAATTGTTGCACTACCGCCACCGGCTGGTAGTAATCAGCTGTGTTCATTTGAGATAACGAAATATTATAACTAACTTTTTTGAGTTATTTCTAAATAGATCAACTAAATCTAGTAGAgcttaaattgtatttaaatttgaatcaaGTATTGTCTTTCTCCTTAGTAGTTTTGATATTGTTTCATCACAGTATTCAAACTTCCCCCTGCAATGTTTCCCCAAAATAAAGAGTGCCATTCAGCCTGGTACTTAGCCCAAATCTTTCTCCCATTGCTTTTGCCTTTTCtcattcatttcctgttttattaaaaccaaCAATTCCATGTGGTTCCAGTGTCCCCCTTTgcattagtgttgttgttgttgttatcccaaaagaagcatttttttttaaatttgcggTTCGCAAACAACTGGATGAATTACAGCCACCTTGAGAATTTTAATATGGGTCAGAATCTATTTTCTACAGCTGTaatctttaaaacacaattaaatacACCTGACAAGCCCCTCCCCCATTAGACTCACTTGCCTCCAAAAATTCCttaattattttgaaataattcccctcattttctcttcttgtttAGACTCTATACTAATAAATTTCTCCTGTATTTATTTGGTAGGAAAACATTCTGTGCTGTTTCTTGTTGTCTACATTAATCACAATCacttttatcatgtttattGGAGATTTTAGCTATAGCTTCTGTTCAGCACAGAACGACCAAATCTAATTTTATCACTTTTCCTAAACTCTTCCACTCTCTTTTGAATATTACAACAGCGAACCTTGATTTCTTCATTCTCTTGATCttgccatttttctttacatacaGCTTAACTATATTTTTAACTTctcttttgctcatttttatattcatatcAACACTTTTTGCAGGATTTTAGCAAGTTTTTCAGCTAACTTGTGTCCTTTTATTCAATGATGTGCAGGGAACCATAACTGAGCCATACAGCACCTACTGTATCTTCATCATGAACACTGATTGAATTATTCAATGCCCAGTCTAGATCATACATTATTGATAATGTATTCCTGCATCAAGAAGTAATTTTCATGTTCAAGTTATATTGTTTCTCGTTCTTCATTCCAAACAATTTCACTAAAATGTATGTGTCAAAGAAATGTTTGCGTGCAACAGTTTAAAATGGTGCATCTTTGAATCAGAGTAAAGAGTAATTATCTTATCATTAGAAAGTTGTATAAATTCCACCTTCCTTTCTCTCCACATGcagatgtactgtatgtgtgtgaggATTTAAGCATCTATAATGTCAACAGGACCAACTTCTGGCTGCATTCAAACGCAATCAGCaaagtattttactttaaaaatgtcagcatTGCCACCTGTGCTTCTGAGGACAAGCATATGAGAAAAAACAAGAGGGAGAAGCattttccagtgcaaatatatGGAGGATTTTTCCAACTAtgcaacacagacaaaaaaataacactaaGAGAATTCAATCCTCCACCTCACTCTGTCTGCTGTCAATGCTCTTTAAAGCTCTGTTTAAATGCTTAGAGAAGGATGACCATCATATTGGTCATGATGGAAGACCATCAAGGCTCCATTATGACTTGATGGAacaaaatatgctttgatcttcctccttctctttctggtcctgctctgcatccatgaagcctcctttTCAACGCCTCTGGGACTTAGGGTTGTAGTTTTGGTTATTTGTGGGGGTTTTTATGGTAACCGGTtgctcccagttgtaaaaaaaaaacaaccccaaaaCAATACCTTATTGCCACAGTAACACATCATAATTGtccaaaaggtaaaaaaaaaaaaaaaaaaaagtgaaagcaaaacTCCGAGCTGCAGAGCATCGAGAACCAGAAGAATAATTGTTCAAATGTGCAATGATTCAACcacaaacatgacaaaacaaaataatttttccttaTATTGTTCTGATTTCTATCTTATTTGTTGCATTGGGAGCATTTTACCTTTTCCAAACCACTTCCCTGTAAGGATAACTTTTTATATCCCGTCaccttttgttcattttgttcaaattgAGCTGCATGTGCTCTTATtgtgaagaagaggaagaagaagacggaagtttggttgtttttcccGGTGAGGTCACACTGTTGTCACAGAGACTTAGTAGTTGTAGCGATTTTGACAGCAAAATGAACTTTGACGGAACTTCCAGGTGTTGTTGGTGAAGTTTTCCTGAACCCTGAGCTGAGCTGTTTGCTGTGGAATCTGAGCGGAAGGGAGCAGAAATATGCAGCTTTGACAACTCCAGTCTTCCCTGGAGCTGATTGATTGGCTAAACGGCTGCTTAGCGTCTGCACAGTAAGTCTTTGTTTTATCGAAGCAGCGGTACCATTTTGGCTGTAAATGTTCAGTATTAACTTTATTATCGACAAATCCACTGCACTGCTGCGTATTAGTCCCTGGCTCGGTTCCTGAAGGCATAgacaagctaacgagctaaCGCTGGGGAGTTAGTTAGCCTGCTGGCTAACTAGCATCAGCTAGCAGCCTGGTAAAAATAACATCCCTAAATTGGGCTTTTGTTCGAGGAGATTGGGAAATATTACTTCTCTAAAGTTCAGACTGAATATTCTTTACATTTGGACTCTTATTAGCTGGCTTTTCATGCTACAATTATGTACAGTTTAATgttaattctttttaaaaacattgctaCTTTGTTGTTCTCATTGTTAATTTTCCAGTCTGCTCCATTAACCATTTAAGTTGCTAAACATTTGTTGTTCCAAAGATGAGCTACACcgttttaaactgaaaaacaaataatcagtttaaacagaagatttagtttgaaatgaaactgttctgcttcattttttattccaaaGGCGTATTTGATCATTTACAACATGTGAACACTTCTTAATTTATCCGTATATTTGTCCTTCATAATTcgctctatttttatttatttatttatttttgtttcagtcttGTGTGTTATTAGTACCCTGCAGGATGAGTATTCATCATGTGCTGTGCAGTCTTTTCACATTGCAGCCTGTTCAACTCAAAGTCACAAGGTTTAAAGGTTAAAACGCGACACTAGAGAATGTATGGAAGATgattagggccactggaaatgaaaaatatattctaacCTTTTTTCTTGTTAGAATTGAGTTTAATTCTGGCTCTAATCCTAGAAACAGGGCATCTCTTCAAGAAGGCGGTTTCTTTTACATTGTCCAATGTGAAGTCAACAGACCAATAAAATGCACTTATGTCTCGCCTGCTTGCAAGATATTTAAGACATTCAGcatgatattttaattttaaaggaaTGCtaggaagacagaaaaaaaccaaaTGTAACAGTACCATGGAATAAATTATGCTCTGCATTATTACGGTtgtgagaataaaataaaaaatattgtggaGAACAGAAGTGAGTCTGTGGGTGTGTAACATTCAGGGCAGCTCaattatgaagaaaataaagtcacaattaGAACTAGCATAGTTACTCTTAAGTTTGGAAACACACTACTAACTGGTGTTAAttctaattattaaaataaattttttttaattctacttttGTACAATGtggcttttcatttttacataatgtctAACCATATACAACAGCAAATTGTCAGCTTTAGATTGATATTTAATCAATCTAAACGGAAACAGAGGAAAAAGTGTTTTGGTATCTTTGATACCGATGGCTGGTCACACCGTCCTGTTAGCTGAAGTGACCAGTTCGGTCTTCATTCATTCAATTTAAAGGTTGGAAAACCTTTTGTGTTGAAGTTCTACTCTGGagtttcttctattttctttatCGAGAGAGATTTAGTGTGGTTAAGATTAATAATAACTTTTTTCATTGAAATAGCTTTTAGATCGTTTGGCATACAAATCAGAATGGAAGCAAAAATTTGGTAGCACAGCTCTAGAAGCTTGCACCTTTTTGTGGATTTATCCTGGAAAATGTGTTAGAAAAGCCAGTGAGTTTTACTTAGTCATGTTGTtctacatataaaaataaatttgaacacTCCCAGTGCTAACGTGAAGAAATTGGAGATTAGAAGAAGAGGTGAAATAAGATTTGCTCTTCATGTTGTGATTTATCTGTCTTGATTTTGCAGCAAAACATCTGCAGGTGCAGCAGCAATATGACTAAGAGAAGCCCATCTCTTCAGCTGGTTAAAAggtacattttgattttaatcatgTTAAGTAAACCCTGAGAAATATGAGATGAAATTCATTAAgcctgttttaaaaattaacattaacttgATTCATTCTCTATTCCTTAGAAACAGTTTGTTATATTGTCTTCTGTAATGGAAACTGAGATATTGTcgcttttctaaaataatggtcaaaaaatgacattaagcCAATTATTTTAGGGATATAATAATATTGTGTATATACATACAGATTTGACCATAATGTAAAGTGACTCTATACAATGGATTAAACTGAACTCAAAATTTATTGTAAGGTCAATGCCGTTGAAAATTTGAATGGATTTAGCAAAtggtgattattattattattattattattattattattattattattattattattattattattattattattattattattattatgacattttaaaaaactaaaaagtaataaaaaagactatggggaaatacttttttcaatgaaatgaaaaatcaattaataataCTTATCTTGTAGCAAAATATAATGTTGTCATAATTCATATTATCTAAGTATCTTCAAAGGgttgttgtggatggtgatggGGTGGGGAGTCAGTGTAAGATTAGTTTTACATTTAGGACCTACCTGTTCtcaaaaatgaaaccaaaatggaaAGCAGTTGATGAAAAACTAAGTACACTATTGATACTTTTGAATTAAAAGTGAAAGTAGCTTCCAGTCGCTGCTACTTCAATGCATACCTCAGAATCAGCGTGTGTGAGCAACTCAGTAAAAGTTAGACAGACTACTTCTCTGGTCAGTCCAGGTGTTTAACTCAGTAAGGGAGGCAAGACATCATGTATCTTAGAGAATATTTTGTTCCTATAAGTCAGTCTGGCCATTTCCAAGCTTTATGAAATTCATTATTTGATAGCAAGAAAGTTGGTTGACAAGTCTAAAACAACCCAGACCATCCAGCACTATGTCACAGATCTGCCAACAGCTACAAAAAGCAGGTGGTCGAGGTGCGTCTTACTGAGGaacattaaaaagttcaaatgtcTCTTAGCAAGACAAAAACCTCAAGTCCAGATAATAACCCCAGTCCCTTTGAGAACCACAATGCATTTCTTAGTTTTTCCAAAGTGAACAGATAAAAATTCCTGTTGTAAAATGTGACAGGATGCTGAACCATCACTGCAGAGGGAACCCTGACCTCCATGAGGAGCTGCAGATCCAGGCTGCAGTGGCAGCGGGGGACATATGCACCGTCAGGAGGATGCTGGAGCAGGGCTACTCACCTAAGATACGGGACGCCAATGGATGGACGCTGCTGCACTTCTCTGCTGCCAAAGGAAAGGAGCGATGCGTCCGAGTCTTTCTGGAACATGGAGGTTAGAAGCTGacgcttttgtttttattagtttttgttatCTTGATCAGTCCCAGAGCAGCTCCTTGAAATTTTAATAGAAACatgaattttatatttatccTGAAAGGAAACTGACTTCTCCACTTGAGCCTGtttgttaaaatgaaacaaatggtTTAAATCGCCAGAGAAAATGCAACCATTCACTAACATCATCATTCCAGACACACAAATCACTGCAGGTCTACACACATGAATAATTGAGAGCCGGGGATGATGAAAAGTCATTAGAATGCCTAGAGATAAATAGTCCGTATAGACTGTGTACCTACTGGATTCCAGGCGGCTGCAACCCTCAGCAGTCAGGAGCTGGAAGAATGAAGGCGAATATCTATTAGAATATGTATTatgtaaatcatttttctgcttgttgtgaaatacaaaaatatcatGAACAATACTAAACATCCTGAACTGTAGTTTAGATGTTTAATCTAAGATAAAATTATATTCTTGGTGGTAGAGCTCAGGTTTCTGTGGTGTGTTTCAAAAAGCCTACAATACAACCTCATCTATAAAGGAGAATACACGAAATAAAGTCGTGTTAGTCTACTTATTATAGTCTAAATGGAAGAAGAGGTAGTTCACCTTGGTGAGGAAAGACAGTAAGATGCAGAAGTTAATTAGACTAACTAATTCACACACGGCCCCAAACTGCTCTGCTCCTATCA is a window of Xiphophorus maculatus strain JP 163 A chromosome 4, X_maculatus-5.0-male, whole genome shotgun sequence DNA encoding:
- the lins1 gene encoding protein Lines homolog 1; protein product: MDVPQSPGPSSIRELSHCYRALLGGACPKLSGAEVARLLFSGVCGQVPERDTQEGAEAAWELIVFSLTLLRKICCGVSAHSLHGAVRGPWRDILSLLFDRMDLMSQLVLHFQSEDQVISHLAAKSASVCVLYLISTSGAVSPVWQKQCVQAFSSSPPGPELDACLWSLTEVIKKLLKQSNQVLLAEVLAAFDCSLTALCSKLLPEERTEVGFGGSWRTTFCLLLDLLEVLTASGLVCGAGLSLRSQRIPAVQSAALLLTVSCCSDYFVKKRILLLLKRVLLQKLGEDWSLEGAALSVREHRDLRADRCVLTQCVLQAVAADWLQSLQVERAVFFGGREKEGLKPDGTMLRAVSLVLLKSIELHLQTAAAAGVDRTSEVDSYLQSLWSWLRRLDVSQTEVSHSCSWISLLFGEQDDDLMEASSASLSIFLSYRRCSGWDSYSVLEGACASGCNPHCHFVLLLQSLSFDHSILLDFLISSETCFLEYFVRYLKYLRGDWRGFAAACGHRNVKGLADAHGCERGEGLQPGGSVPPLEGSSSGSGLRLVEYDSSDESSEETPDGNKQSETTAALTTDRSSKLKTKPSLSMIQSEKVCPTAAAVLEEETCDVLDRVVSCLSELRQVVMRLQTKQLFPYNPSSLLKLLAQVENCYQRSPLS